In Methanosphaera sp. ISO3-F5, a genomic segment contains:
- a CDS encoding acyltransferase, whose amino-acid sequence MREMSGEELQQAIKMNEIVFKLNNTMPGSEEYNKLLKELLGDNIGENSNIVAPISGAAYDHIKIGNNVFINSNSLLMARGGITIEDNVMLAANVQVISNNHDEYDRQVLTCKPVLIKEGAWIGAGATILPGVSVGKYAIVGACAVVTKDVPDYAVVVGTPARVVKTLDKEKFEK is encoded by the coding sequence ATGAGAGAGATGTCTGGTGAAGAATTACAGCAAGCAATTAAAATGAACGAAATTGTATTTAAGCTAAATAACACAATGCCAGGCAGTGAAGAATATAACAAATTGTTAAAAGAGCTTCTTGGTGATAATATTGGAGAAAATAGTAACATTGTTGCTCCAATATCCGGAGCTGCCTATGACCATATTAAGATAGGCAATAATGTATTTATTAACAGTAATTCATTATTAATGGCCAGAGGTGGAATAACTATTGAAGACAACGTGATGCTTGCAGCTAACGTTCAGGTTATTTCTAACAATCATGATGAATATGACCGGCAGGTACTTACATGTAAACCAGTACTAATTAAGGAAGGTGCTTGGATTGGAGCAGGTGCTACAATATTACCCGGAGTAAGTGTTGGTAAATATGCTATTGTGGGAGCTTGCGCTGTGGTTACTAAGGATGTGCCGGATTATGCTGTTGTAGTGGGCACTCCTGCAAGAGTTGTGAAAACATTAGATAAAGAAAAGTTTGAAAAATAA
- a CDS encoding AzlD domain-containing protein → MDTVTLIILGCAIVTFIPRLIPAIFVGRINFTRKQEKFLGLIPYTALSALIIPGVLTVDNQLWYIGLIGAIVAAGMAWKKVPLGAIVILTVIILIAVYSIVPLI, encoded by the coding sequence ATGGACACAGTAACTCTCATAATACTAGGATGTGCTATTGTAACATTTATCCCCCGGCTAATACCAGCAATATTTGTTGGACGAATAAATTTCACCCGAAAACAGGAAAAATTTCTAGGCTTAATACCATACACAGCACTAAGTGCTCTGATTATACCAGGAGTTCTAACAGTAGATAATCAATTATGGTATATTGGACTAATAGGTGCAATAGTAGCAGCAGGAATGGCCTGGAAGAAAGTACCATTAGGAGCTATAGTAATATTAACAGTAATCATATTAATTGCCGTGTACTCTATTGTACCGTTAATTTAA
- a CDS encoding AzlC family ABC transporter permease, with product MGYIPMGIGYAALAIKAGFNPLQTVSFSIFVYAGAGEIIAASMLANGASAIAIILTNFVVNLRYFVMNVCVYNKAEKSSPLLNALSAHLVTDESFALFSLMKDSSIWTYIGISLTSWLSWILGAIIGVIILDLLPVIVANSFNISLYALFVAILVPSIKENKQIGLLVLVTALINIVLQFIIGNWSLIVATLLGALIGVYIVDDDYILNEFEGVSE from the coding sequence ATGGGATACATACCAATGGGTATAGGCTATGCTGCTCTAGCAATAAAAGCAGGATTCAATCCATTACAAACAGTCTCCTTCTCAATATTTGTATATGCTGGTGCAGGCGAAATAATAGCAGCATCCATGCTAGCAAATGGAGCAAGTGCAATAGCAATAATACTTACTAATTTTGTAGTTAACCTAAGATACTTTGTAATGAACGTCTGCGTATATAACAAGGCAGAAAAATCATCACCACTATTAAATGCACTATCTGCCCACTTAGTAACTGATGAATCATTCGCTCTTTTTTCATTAATGAAAGATTCATCCATATGGACATACATAGGAATATCCTTAACATCATGGCTATCATGGATACTTGGTGCAATAATAGGAGTCATTATACTAGACTTACTGCCAGTAATAGTAGCAAACAGTTTCAACATATCATTATATGCATTATTTGTTGCAATATTAGTACCTTCAATTAAGGAAAATAAGCAAATTGGTTTACTTGTATTGGTAACAGCATTAATTAACATAGTTCTACAATTTATCATAGGAAACTGGTCATTAATCGTAGCAACATTACTAGGTGCATTAATAGGAGTGTACATAGTAGATGATGATTATATATTAAACGAATTTGAAGGAGTAAGTGAATAA
- a CDS encoding winged helix-turn-helix transcriptional regulator produces MSSKWSNKFTKQKRVFGILKDIFMGKTHFSEFKEDKPELSNVVLTDTLNFLEKEELIYKITNTNSNKKSEYHLTPKGEKFNKVLYEMVMYGLYVLEDDLRSDKLKKQIETEYKEILSIKP; encoded by the coding sequence ATGTCCAGTAAATGGAGTAATAAATTTACTAAGCAGAAAAGGGTGTTTGGAATATTGAAGGATATCTTCATGGGAAAAACACACTTCAGCGAATTCAAAGAGGATAAACCAGAATTAAGTAATGTAGTTTTAACAGATACCTTAAATTTTCTTGAAAAAGAAGAACTAATATATAAAATAACCAATACAAATTCAAATAAGAAATCAGAATACCATCTAACACCAAAAGGAGAAAAATTCAATAAAGTATTATATGAAATGGTAATGTATGGATTATATGTTCTAGAAGACGATTTACGTAGTGATAAACTAAAAAAACAAATAGAAACAGAATACAAAGAAATATTAAGTATCAAACCTTGA
- a CDS encoding radical SAM protein, giving the protein MHYTGPVYRHPLEINTPLLEITYGCSWNKCSFCNMYKSVRFNASPLSDIEEDLQEMSEIYPKSLKNIVLVNGDPFVLPSNKLLEISDLIREYFPEVRRLSCQASVRNIKSKSLDELKQLSEAKFNDIYVGLETAYSAALKQMNKRYTREDEYEQLRKIDEAGINYIALLMLGVAGQGNSEASVTETAKLINTYKPRMVSVITTAIAPGTPLMKMVEDGEFVQLTEKEIVEEELMLLEKLDMDDNCYFFG; this is encoded by the coding sequence ATGCATTATACAGGTCCAGTGTATAGACACCCATTAGAAATTAATACTCCACTCCTAGAAATAACTTATGGCTGTTCATGGAACAAATGTTCATTCTGTAATATGTACAAGTCTGTTAGATTTAATGCATCACCCCTATCCGATATTGAAGAAGATTTACAGGAAATGAGTGAAATATATCCCAAATCTTTAAAAAATATTGTGTTAGTAAATGGCGATCCATTTGTTCTGCCAAGCAATAAATTGTTGGAAATAAGTGATTTAATCAGAGAATATTTTCCGGAGGTTCGTAGATTATCTTGTCAAGCTTCAGTTCGTAACATTAAAAGTAAATCATTAGATGAACTGAAACAGTTATCAGAAGCAAAGTTTAATGATATTTATGTTGGCTTGGAAACTGCTTATTCTGCCGCTCTTAAACAGATGAATAAGAGATACACCCGTGAAGATGAATATGAACAATTAAGAAAGATTGATGAAGCAGGTATCAATTATATTGCTCTTTTAATGTTGGGCGTTGCTGGGCAGGGAAATTCTGAAGCTAGTGTCACTGAAACAGCAAAATTAATTAACACTTATAAGCCGAGAATGGTTTCTGTCATTACTACTGCTATTGCACCTGGTACTCCATTAATGAAAATGGTTGAAGATGGTGAGTTTGTACAGTTAACAGAGAAGGAAATTGTTGAGGAAGAGTTAATGTTGCTTGAAAAATTAGATATGGATGATAACTGTTATTTCTTTGGGTAG